A stretch of the Bacillus licheniformis DSM 13 = ATCC 14580 genome encodes the following:
- a CDS encoding HIT domain-containing protein, which yields MNSEIDKCIFCEIVSRKISSFEVYKTDYVTAFLDINPVTNGHTLIIPNKHIERLDHINDPHLSNEIMDSLIKVPQLLIQSGICDDYTILSDNGHFAQQDIKHLHFHVIPRHMNEKFEFKLNTDFTAAKKSNLLSIWKKIVGR from the coding sequence ATGAATAGTGAAATAGACAAATGTATATTTTGTGAAATAGTTAGTCGGAAAATTTCAAGTTTTGAGGTTTATAAAACTGACTATGTGACAGCATTTCTTGATATAAATCCTGTTACAAATGGCCATACATTAATCATACCAAATAAGCATATTGAAAGACTGGATCATATAAACGATCCCCATCTATCTAATGAAATAATGGATTCTTTAATTAAAGTTCCTCAATTATTAATTCAGTCAGGTATTTGTGATGACTACACGATACTCTCAGACAACGGTCACTTTGCTCAGCAAGATATTAAACACCTGCATTTTCATGTCATACCGAGACATATGAATGAAAAGTTTGAATTCAAATTAAACACCGACTTTACTGCAGCTAAGAAGAGTAACTTACTTTCGATATGGAAAAAGATTGTAGGGAGATGA